Proteins from a genomic interval of Corvus moneduloides isolate bCorMon1 chromosome 6, bCorMon1.pri, whole genome shotgun sequence:
- the RAD9A gene encoding LOW QUALITY PROTEIN: cell cycle checkpoint control protein RAD9A (The sequence of the model RefSeq protein was modified relative to this genomic sequence to represent the inferred CDS: deleted 1 base in 1 codon) — protein MKCVIAGGNVKVLGRAVHSLSRIGDELYLEPTENGLSLRAVNSSRSAFASFLFAPLFFQLYEPGSAGPDTELFRCKVHMKSFLGVFRSLPTLEKSVGKCLILLKPRASRLVLQLHCKYGVTKTHNLAFQECERLQAVFDTQRCASRLCAPARVLAEAVVHFPPTLAEVTLGTGPGGKISLRNYVEDEAEPSKTMVTELWLAEDEFQSVAVASGSHITFCLREFRGLLSFAEASNLPLTIHFDEPGRPVVFTLDDTVLEVHLVLATLSDLKSNSQSPSTNGVSHLPVPSDDFADDLESYMAAMETSEGGSGGPPSPTLPLCTPRPAESDPEEEEEEEGAVPGTPPHKKFRSLFFGSVMTPGRPGPATTQEVLAEDSDGEC, from the exons atGAAATGTGTCATCGCCGGCGGCAACGTCAAAG TCCTCGGCCGAGCCGTGCACTCGCTGTCCCGCATCGGCGACGAGCTCTACCTGGAGCCCACCGAGAACGGG ctgtccctccGTGCCGTCAACTCCTCCCGCTCCGCCTTCGCCTCCTTCCTCTTTGCGCCCCTCTTCTTCCAGCTGTACgagccgggcagcgccgggcccGACACGGAGCTCTTCCGATGCAAAGTCCACATGAAG TCCTTCCTGGGCGTCTTCCGCTCACTGCCCACGCTGGAGAAGTCGGTGGGGAAATGCCTCATCCTGCTGAAGCCCCGTGCCAGCCGCCTggtcctgcagctccactgcaAGTACG GTGTCACCAAGACACACAACCTGGCCTTCCAGGAGTGCGAGCGGCTCCAGGCCGTGTTCGACACCCAGCGCTGCGCCAGCCGCCTCTGCGCCCCGGCACG GGTGCTGGCAGAGGCCGTGGTCCACTTTCCCCCGACGCTGGCTGAGGTGACACTGGGGACTGGCCCCGGTGGCAAAATCAGCCTGCGGAACTACGTGGAGGATGAGGCAG AGCCGAGCAAGACGATGGTGACGGAGCTGTGGCTGGCTGAGGACGAGTTCCAGTCGGTGGCTGTGGCCTCGGGCTCCCACATCACTTTCTGCCTCAGGGAATTCCGG gggctgctgagctTCGCCGAGGCTTCCAACCTGCCCCTCACCATCCACTTTGACGAGCCTGGCAG gccGGTGGTCTTCACCCTGGATGACACCGTGCTGGAGGTTCACCTGGTGCTGGCCACCCTCTCTGACCTGAAAAGCAACTCCCAGTCCCCTTCAACCAACGG CGTGTCCCACCTGCCCGTCCCGTCAGACGACTTTGCTGACGACCTGGAGTCCTACATGGCTGCCATGGAAACCAGCgaggggggctcaggggggccccccagccccaccttgCCCCTGTGCACCCCCCGGCCAGCCGAGAGTGAccccgaggaggaggaggaggaggaaggagctgtgccagggacc CCCCCGCACAAGAAG TTTCGCTCCCTGTTTTTTGGCTCGGTGATGACACCGGGAAGGCCCGGCCCGGCCACCACCCAGGAGGTGCTGGCGGAGGACAGCGATGGAGAATGCTGA
- the CARNS1 gene encoding carnosine synthase 1 isoform X1 — translation MLSTAQPSPERVPSPEEQEWAGPEALCPGWLEDEAPDGEVPGDSGDPECATHAYERLQSALCQEGLPPTLDCSAEPRTGFGPLDITVCILGSPTAFLPVLLEGGTRCPGAMVLCLSPTWASRVPSEASPGAWSLLLSRGVSFKVGGHSALETFVPPRRANYVTGTLAPGDPEGGWVGELARDLDCPTGGSVLLAHRLEDTLVTRWVLAARAHLPVPPTLAFVLGARGDLPAEPVAPGLRLVRLEDPQGQQSLVQEEVGAFLGGTAMEPYGQVVVRPAGWRWRGTGTRSTHRKEEGAAVVQAVGAWLRGLTEEDSVLLEAMVPTARLPVPPPTSWGDRPQLCQVACAVGRAESPVRHGTALPQGLDSSLRQWGVVALSQRQALATRLREATEAAMAALLATEAELSPQQRGGTRAHTDILGVDFLLACVDDALELVALATNSQRCLETCVLAEAMGRGVGEPRGDLPRLLAEAMLHRAQCHLVEGKDILLIGAGGVSKSFVWEAARDYGLRIHLVESDPEHFAAGLVQTFLPYDSREHRRDEEHAERVLELLRSRGLRPHACLSYWDDCVVLAALVCQGLGLRGPAPAAVRVAKQKSRTHRHLQRCRRGRPPPAAFAVPCRRLQSHGDVERAAGAVPFPAVAKLEFGAGGVGVRLVENAGQCHAHAARLWRDLRDDADHPGIGLGWGNAMLLMEYVPGTEHDVDLVVFEGRLLGAWVSDNGPTRVPAFLETAACLPSCLPADRQAQLVRAALECCRACGLRDGVFNVELKLGPAGPRLLEINPRMGGFYLRDWIREVYGPDLLLAAVLVALGVPPVLPARPAPRTHLAGVMCLGSEHGETLVAGGGMEALRELHGRGLVRLNRLFEEPEGAGEYEEPLLSVACAGATLAEACERLLGLCQGLGIDSPRYPVEHFLSHFK, via the exons ATG CTCTCCACGGCGCAGCCGAGCCCGGAGCGGGTGCCCAGCCCGGAGGAGCAGGAGTGGGCAGGGCCCGAGGCGCTGTGTCCGGGCTGGCTGGAGGACGAGGCCCCCGATGGCGAAGTGcccggggacagcggggacccCGAGTGTGCCACCCACGCCTACGAGCGGCTCCAGAGCGCCCTGTGCCAGGAGGGGCTGCCTCCCACGCTGGACTGCTCCGCGGAGCCCCGCACGg GATTTGGCCCGCTGGACATCACCGTTTGCATCCTGGGCTCCCCCACCGccttcctgcctgtcctgctggagGGTGGCACCCGCTGCCCAG GTGCCATGGTGCTGTGTCTGTCCCCCACCTGGGCCAGCCGTGTGCCATCGGAGGCGTCCCCGGGCGCCtggtccctgctgctctcccgGGGCGTCTCCTTCAAGGTGGGGGGGCACAGCGCCCTGGAGACCTTCGTGCCCCCCCGCCGTGCCAACTACGTGACGGGCACCTTGGCGCCGGGGGACCCCGAGGGCGGCTGGGTGGGCGAGCTGGCCCGTGACCTCGACTGCCCCACGGGGGGCTCGGTGCTGCTCGCCCACCGGCTCGAGGACACGCTGGTCACCCGCTGGGTGCTGGCGGCTCGTGCCCACCTGCCCGTGCCCCCCACCCTGGCCTTTGTCCTGGGGGCCAGGGGGGACCTGCCCGCCGAGCCCGTGGCCCCCGGACTGAGGCTGGTGCGGCTGGAGGACCCCCAGGGCCAGCAGAGCCTGGTACAGGAGGAGGTGGGCGCCTTCCTGGGGGGCACTGCCATGGAGCCCTACGGCCAG GTGGTGGTGCGGCCGGCGGGGTGGCGGTGGCGGGGGACAGGCACCCGCAGCACCcacaggaaggaggagggggcgGCGGTGGTGCAGGCGGTGGGTGCCTGGCTCCGGGGGCTGACGGAGGAGGACAGCGTCCTGCTGGAGGCCATGGTGCCCACCGCCCGCCTGCCCGTGCCCCCCCCCAC GTCCTGGGGGGACCgaccccagctctgccag GTGGCCTGCGCCGTGGGACGCGCGGAGAGCCCGGTGCGTCACGGCACGGCGCTGCCCCAGGGCCTGGACTCCAGCCTGCGGCAGTGGGGGGTGGTGGCCCTCAGCCAGCGGCAGGCGCTGGCCACGCGGCTGCGGGAGGCCACCGAGGCCGCCATGGCCGCTCTCCTGGCCACCGAGGCCGAGCTGAGCCCGCAGCAGCGCGGTGGCACCCGCGCCCACACCGACATCCTCG GCGTGGACTTCCTGCTGGCGTGCGTGGACGACGCGCTGGAGCTGGTGGCCCTGGCCACCAACAGCCAGCGGTGCCTGGAGACCTGCGTGCTGGCCGAGGCCATGGGGCGCGGTGTGGGCGAGCCCCGCGGGGACCTGCCGCGGCTGCTGGCCGAGGCCATGCTGCACCGGGCGCAGTGTCACCTGGTCGAGGGCAAGGACATCCTGCTCATCGGGGCCGGGGGCGTCAGCAAGAGCTTCGTGTGGGAGGCGGCCCGTGACTACGGGCTGAGG ATCCACCTGGTGGAGTCGGACCCGGAGCACTTCGCGGCGGGGCTGGTGCAGACCTTCCTGCCCTACGACAGCCGGGAGCACCGGCGGGACGAGGAGCACGCGGAGcgggtgctggagctgctgcgcTCCCGGGGGCTGCGGCCCCACGCCTGCCTCTCCTACTGGGACGACTGCGTGGTGCTGGCGGCCCTggtgtgccaggggctggggctccgcggccccgcgcccgccgccgtCCGGGTGGCCAAGCAGAAGAGCCGCACGCACCGGCACCTGCAGCGCtgccgccgcggccgcccgccgcccgccgccttCGCCGTGCCCTGCCGCCGCCTGCAGAGCCACGGCGACGTggagcgggcggcgggcgcCGTGCCCTTCCCCGCCGTGGCCAAGCTGGAGTTCGGCGCGGGCGGCGTGGGCGTGCGGCTGGTGGAGAACGCCGGGCAGTGCCACGCTCACGCCGCCCGGCTCTGGAGGGACCTCCGCGACGACGCCGACCACCCGGGCAtcgggctgggctggggcaacGCCATGCTGCTCATGGAGTACGTGCCGGGCACCGAGCACGACGTGGACCTGGTGGTCTTCGAGGGGCGGCTGCTGGGCGCGTGGGTGTCGGACAACGGCCCCACGCGTGTCCCCGCCTTCCTGGAGACGGCGGcctgcctgccctcctgcctgcccgCCGACCGGCAGGCGCAGCTGGTGCGGGCGGCGCTGGAATGCTGCCGGGCGTGCGGGCTGCGCGACGGCGTCTTCAACGTGGAGCTCAAGCTGGGGCCGGCGGGCCCGCGCCTGCTGGAGATCAACCCCCGCATGGGGGGCTTCTACCTGCGCGACTGGATCCGCGAGGTCTACGGCCCCGACCTGCTGCTGGCCGCCGTGCTGGTGGCGCTGGGCGTGCCGCCGGTgctgcccgcccggcccgcgccCCGCACGCACCTGGCCGGGGTGATGTGCCTGGGATCGGAGCACGGCGAGACCCTGGTGGCCGGCGGGGGCATGGAGGCTCTGAGGGAGCTGCACGGCCGCGGGCTCGTCCGCCTCAACCGGCTCTTCGAGGAGCCCGAGGGGGCCGGCGAGTACGAGGAGCCGCTGCTGAGCGTGGCGTGCGCCGGGGCCACGCTGGCCGAGGCCTGCGAGCGcctgctggggctctgccaggggctgggcatcGACTCCCCGAGATACCCCGTGGAGCATTTCTTGTCCCACTTCAAATAG
- the CARNS1 gene encoding carnosine synthase 1 isoform X2, protein MLSTAQPSPERVPSPEEQEWAGPEALCPGWLEDEAPDGEVPGDSGDPECATHAYERLQSALCQEGLPPTLDCSAEPRTGFGPLDITVCILGSPTAFLPVLLEGGTRCPGAMVLCLSPTWASRVPSEASPGAWSLLLSRGVSFKVGGHSALETFVPPRRANYVTGTLAPGDPEGGWVGELARDLDCPTGGSVLLAHRLEDTLVTRWVLAARAHLPVPPTLAFVLGARGDLPAEPVAPGLRLVRLEDPQGQQSLVQEEVGAFLGGTAMEPYGQVVVRPAGWRWRGTGTRSTHRKEEGAAVVQAVGAWLRGLTEEDSVLLEAMVPTARLPVPPPTPAPRLPMALRICTLVCRSWGDRPQLCQVACAVGRAESPVRHGTALPQGLDSSLRQWGVVALSQRQALATRLREATEAAMAALLATEAELSPQQRGGTRAHTDILGVDFLLACVDDALELVALATNSQRCLETCVLAEAMGRGVGEPRGDLPRLLAEAMLHRAQCHLVEGKDILLIGAGGVSKSFVWEAARDYGLRIHLVESDPEHFAAGLVQTFLPYDSREHRRDEEHAERVLELLRSRGLRPHACLSYWDDCVVLAALVCQGLGLRGPAPAAVRVAKQKSRTHRHLQRCRRGRPPPAAFAVPCRRLQSHGDVERAAGAVPFPAVAKLEFGAGGVGVRLVENAGQCHAHAARLWRDLRDDADHPGIGLGWGNAMLLMEYVPGTEHDVDLVVFEGRLLGAWVSDNGPTRVPAFLETAACLPSCLPADRQAQLVRAALECCRACGLRDGVFNVELKLGPAGPRLLEINPRMGGFYLRDWIREVYGPDLLLAAVLVALGVPPVLPARPAPRTHLAGVMCLGSEHGETLVAGGGMEALRELHGRGLVRLNRLFEEPEGAGEYEEPLLSVACAGATLAEACERLLGLCQGLGIDSPRYPVEHFLSHFK, encoded by the exons ATG CTCTCCACGGCGCAGCCGAGCCCGGAGCGGGTGCCCAGCCCGGAGGAGCAGGAGTGGGCAGGGCCCGAGGCGCTGTGTCCGGGCTGGCTGGAGGACGAGGCCCCCGATGGCGAAGTGcccggggacagcggggacccCGAGTGTGCCACCCACGCCTACGAGCGGCTCCAGAGCGCCCTGTGCCAGGAGGGGCTGCCTCCCACGCTGGACTGCTCCGCGGAGCCCCGCACGg GATTTGGCCCGCTGGACATCACCGTTTGCATCCTGGGCTCCCCCACCGccttcctgcctgtcctgctggagGGTGGCACCCGCTGCCCAG GTGCCATGGTGCTGTGTCTGTCCCCCACCTGGGCCAGCCGTGTGCCATCGGAGGCGTCCCCGGGCGCCtggtccctgctgctctcccgGGGCGTCTCCTTCAAGGTGGGGGGGCACAGCGCCCTGGAGACCTTCGTGCCCCCCCGCCGTGCCAACTACGTGACGGGCACCTTGGCGCCGGGGGACCCCGAGGGCGGCTGGGTGGGCGAGCTGGCCCGTGACCTCGACTGCCCCACGGGGGGCTCGGTGCTGCTCGCCCACCGGCTCGAGGACACGCTGGTCACCCGCTGGGTGCTGGCGGCTCGTGCCCACCTGCCCGTGCCCCCCACCCTGGCCTTTGTCCTGGGGGCCAGGGGGGACCTGCCCGCCGAGCCCGTGGCCCCCGGACTGAGGCTGGTGCGGCTGGAGGACCCCCAGGGCCAGCAGAGCCTGGTACAGGAGGAGGTGGGCGCCTTCCTGGGGGGCACTGCCATGGAGCCCTACGGCCAG GTGGTGGTGCGGCCGGCGGGGTGGCGGTGGCGGGGGACAGGCACCCGCAGCACCcacaggaaggaggagggggcgGCGGTGGTGCAGGCGGTGGGTGCCTGGCTCCGGGGGCTGACGGAGGAGGACAGCGTCCTGCTGGAGGCCATGGTGCCCACCGCCCGCCTGCCCGTGCCCCCCCCCAC CCCAGCCCCGCGGCTGCCCATGGCCCTGCGCATCTGCACCCTCGTCTGCAGGTCCTGGGGGGACCgaccccagctctgccag GTGGCCTGCGCCGTGGGACGCGCGGAGAGCCCGGTGCGTCACGGCACGGCGCTGCCCCAGGGCCTGGACTCCAGCCTGCGGCAGTGGGGGGTGGTGGCCCTCAGCCAGCGGCAGGCGCTGGCCACGCGGCTGCGGGAGGCCACCGAGGCCGCCATGGCCGCTCTCCTGGCCACCGAGGCCGAGCTGAGCCCGCAGCAGCGCGGTGGCACCCGCGCCCACACCGACATCCTCG GCGTGGACTTCCTGCTGGCGTGCGTGGACGACGCGCTGGAGCTGGTGGCCCTGGCCACCAACAGCCAGCGGTGCCTGGAGACCTGCGTGCTGGCCGAGGCCATGGGGCGCGGTGTGGGCGAGCCCCGCGGGGACCTGCCGCGGCTGCTGGCCGAGGCCATGCTGCACCGGGCGCAGTGTCACCTGGTCGAGGGCAAGGACATCCTGCTCATCGGGGCCGGGGGCGTCAGCAAGAGCTTCGTGTGGGAGGCGGCCCGTGACTACGGGCTGAGG ATCCACCTGGTGGAGTCGGACCCGGAGCACTTCGCGGCGGGGCTGGTGCAGACCTTCCTGCCCTACGACAGCCGGGAGCACCGGCGGGACGAGGAGCACGCGGAGcgggtgctggagctgctgcgcTCCCGGGGGCTGCGGCCCCACGCCTGCCTCTCCTACTGGGACGACTGCGTGGTGCTGGCGGCCCTggtgtgccaggggctggggctccgcggccccgcgcccgccgccgtCCGGGTGGCCAAGCAGAAGAGCCGCACGCACCGGCACCTGCAGCGCtgccgccgcggccgcccgccgcccgccgccttCGCCGTGCCCTGCCGCCGCCTGCAGAGCCACGGCGACGTggagcgggcggcgggcgcCGTGCCCTTCCCCGCCGTGGCCAAGCTGGAGTTCGGCGCGGGCGGCGTGGGCGTGCGGCTGGTGGAGAACGCCGGGCAGTGCCACGCTCACGCCGCCCGGCTCTGGAGGGACCTCCGCGACGACGCCGACCACCCGGGCAtcgggctgggctggggcaacGCCATGCTGCTCATGGAGTACGTGCCGGGCACCGAGCACGACGTGGACCTGGTGGTCTTCGAGGGGCGGCTGCTGGGCGCGTGGGTGTCGGACAACGGCCCCACGCGTGTCCCCGCCTTCCTGGAGACGGCGGcctgcctgccctcctgcctgcccgCCGACCGGCAGGCGCAGCTGGTGCGGGCGGCGCTGGAATGCTGCCGGGCGTGCGGGCTGCGCGACGGCGTCTTCAACGTGGAGCTCAAGCTGGGGCCGGCGGGCCCGCGCCTGCTGGAGATCAACCCCCGCATGGGGGGCTTCTACCTGCGCGACTGGATCCGCGAGGTCTACGGCCCCGACCTGCTGCTGGCCGCCGTGCTGGTGGCGCTGGGCGTGCCGCCGGTgctgcccgcccggcccgcgccCCGCACGCACCTGGCCGGGGTGATGTGCCTGGGATCGGAGCACGGCGAGACCCTGGTGGCCGGCGGGGGCATGGAGGCTCTGAGGGAGCTGCACGGCCGCGGGCTCGTCCGCCTCAACCGGCTCTTCGAGGAGCCCGAGGGGGCCGGCGAGTACGAGGAGCCGCTGCTGAGCGTGGCGTGCGCCGGGGCCACGCTGGCCGAGGCCTGCGAGCGcctgctggggctctgccaggggctgggcatcGACTCCCCGAGATACCCCGTGGAGCATTTCTTGTCCCACTTCAAATAG
- the PPP1CA gene encoding serine/threonine-protein phosphatase PP1-alpha catalytic subunit, giving the protein MADTEKLNLDSIISRLLEVQGSRPGKNVQLTENEIRGLCLKSREIFLSQPILLELEAPLKICGDIHGQYYDLLRLFEYGGFPPESNYLFLGDYVDRGKQSLETICLLLAYKIKYPENFFLLRGNHECASINRIYGFYDECKRRYNIKLWKTFTDCFNCLPIAAIVDEKIFCCHGGLSPDLQSMEQIRRIMRPTDVPDQGLLCDLLWSDPDKDVQGWGENDRGVSFTFGAEVVAKFLHKHDLDLICRAHQVVEDGYEFFAKRQLVTLFSAPNYCGEFDNAGAMMSVDETLMCSFQILKPADKNKGKYGQFSGLNPAGRPVTPPRNSAKAKK; this is encoded by the exons ATGGCGGACACCGAGAAGCTCAACCTCGACTCCATCATCAGCCGCCTCCTGGAGG TCCAAGGGTCGCGGCCGGGGAAGAACGTGCAGCTGACGGAGAACGAGATCCGCGGGCTGTGCCTCAAATCCCGGGAGATCTTCCTGAGCCAGCCcatcctgctggagctggaggcacCCCTCAAGATCTGCG GCGACATCCACGGGCAGTACTACGACCTGCTGAGGCTCTTCGAGTACGGGGGCTTCCCCCCTGAGAGCAATTACCTGTTTTTGGGGGACTACGTGGACCGGGGCAAGCAGTCGCTGGAGACCATCTGCCTGCTGCTCGCCTACAAGATCAAGTACCCCGAGAACTTCTTCCTGCTGCGGGGCAACCACGAGTGTGCCAGCATCAACCGCATCTATGGCTTCTATGACGAGT GCAAGCGACGATACAACATCAAGCTCTGGAAGACCTTCACCGACTGCTTCAATTGTTTGCCCATCGCCGCCATTGTGGATGAGAAGATCTTCTGCTGCCACGGAG ggctgtccccagaCCTGCAGTCGATGGAGCAGATCCGGCGGATCATGCGGCCCACGGATGTCCCGGATCAGGGGCTGCTCTGTGACCTGCTCTGGTCCGACCCTGACAAGgatgtgcagggctggggggagaaCGACCGTGGGGTCTCCTTCACCTTTGGGGCCGAGGTGGTGGCCAAATTCCTGCACAAGCACGACCTGGACCTCATCTGCCGGGCACACCAG GTGGTGGAGGACGGCTACGAGTTCTTCGCCAAGCGCCAGCTCGTCACCCTCTTCTCGGCCCCCAACTACTGCGGCGAGTTCGACAACGCTGGCGCCATGATGAGCGTGGACGAGACACTCATGTGCTCCTTCCAG attTTGAAGCCGGCTGACAAGAACAAGGGCAAATACGGGCAGTTCAGCGGGCTGAACCCCGCCGGGCGCCCCGTCACCCCTCCCCGGAACTCTGCCAAAGCCAAGAAatga